A single region of the Podospora pseudopauciseta strain CBS 411.78 chromosome 1, whole genome shotgun sequence genome encodes:
- the PMM1 gene encoding Phosphomannomutase 1 (COG:I; BUSCO:EOG09263YFH; EggNog:ENOG503NUGP), whose translation MATRSEIQTYPPLAERPIKNTIVLFDVDGTLTPARLDASPEILLLLSQLRQKVAIGFVGGSDLPKQQEQLGDPLRVPVTSLFDFCFSENGLTAFKLGQPLPSNSFIKYIGEDNYKDLVKFVLHYIADLDIPIKRGTFVEFRNGMVNISPIGRNASNEERQEFERFDKERGVRREMVERLRERFGHLGLTFSIGGQISFDVFPTGWDKTYCLKHLEEDAKKEGGIEYTTIHFFGDKTMVGGNDYEIYEDPRTTGHSVKGPEDTIRELKEMFDL comes from the exons ATGGCCACCAGATCCGAGATCCAAACCTACCCCCCCCTGGCCGAGCGCCCAATCAAGAACACCATCGTCCTCTTTGACGTCGACGGGACCTTGACGCCCGCCCGTCTT GACGCCTCCCCCgagatcctcctcctcctctcccaactcCGCCAAAAAGTCGCCATCGGCTTCGTCGGCGGCTCCGACCTCCCCAAGCAGCAAGAACAGCTCGGCGACCCTCTCCGCGTGCCCGTAACCTCCCTCTTCGACTTTTGCTTCTCCGAAAACGGCCTCACCGCCTTCAAGCTCGGCCagcccctcccctccaactccttcatCAAGTACATCGGCGAAGACAACTACAAAGACCTCGTCAAGTTTGTTCTGCACTACATCGCCGACCTCGACATCCCCATCAAGAGGGGGACGTTCGTCGAGTTCAGGAACGGGATGGTCAACATCTCCCCCATCGGGCGCAACGCGAGCAAtgaggagaggcaggagTTTGAGAGGTTTGACAAGGAGAGGggtgtgaggagggagatggtggagaggctgagggagaggtttgggCATTTGGGGTTGAC gtTCTCCATCGGCGGTCAAATCTCCTTTGACGTCTTCCCCACCGGTTGGGACAAGACCTACTGCCTCAAGCACCTCGAGGAGgacgccaagaaggagggcgGGATCGAGTACACCACCATTCACTTCTTTGGCGACAAGACCATGGTTGGCGGGAACGATTACGAGATTTATGAGGATCCCAGGACGACTGGGCACTCGGTCAAGGGGCCCGAGGATACGATTAgggagttgaaggagatGTTCGACCTTTga
- a CDS encoding hypothetical protein (EggNog:ENOG503NU3I; COG:P) has translation MPPPLRTRSRYSSRPVVTALLLITIITTYYTLFSPASDIASRQQLHRRSSKLVARHVNDNVARAENVDCRMVHSAEDQCAFILANCEDDEAGLVHYLSFYYCTLGGAKPVAFAILASWLGLLFTTIGIAASDFFSVNLSTIASVLGLSESLAGVTFLAFGNGSPDVFSTFAAMGSNSGSMAVGELIGAAGFITAVVAGSMALVREFKVSKRTFVRDIAFFIVAISFTMVCLADGELHLWECLCMIGFYLFYVAVVVGWHWFTARRRRQRLRDVASRTHYFGPSGRGTEEFEPYRDEPEDDSAPVGGRSSSAPEVADISVLERAPRIEVDGVEVPAAPSPEDQEDRELHVATEMANSMRANRPRWTRSNTTTIAPIRPSLVGVLEFRSVLSSLQKARNMHMGPLPTRANSGHQRASSTAELPRGRPRNSTLPAHLPTNSRERALSHGNNPLNLPNDALPQPEFAHGRPSTRMSSASRTVDGMLAPPLGSLTAAIDHAMREEQSPGQSPMPSPRLQLQIPPSHSRTSSGHSSPSLSPFPGFMESPALLTPASPEHPPAFPFSDSLDMRRQSISGFPDHVEEPKPVRWWPYSVLPPPHVLLATLFPTLQGWREKTWWDKILSVISVPSIFLLVTTLPVVETDAGDGESSEVDFLDSPPFGQPGNTAVPVSVMEANLAEPETEWEEYRRRTKSVSSRSMISPSASQLSLQQPPDSSSTLVSGSDRQQQPQFPNSTPVTPQVNKPVSLEPDRVTTASEHPAGWNRWLVALQLFTGPMFVVLIGWANTMEDYANPTKTLLMLVLYSLVVSLCLLAALLLTTSPDSKPKYHFLLCFLGFVISVAWISTIAGEVVGAMKAFGVILDISEAILGLTVFAVGNSLGDLVADVTVARLGYPVMALAACFGGPMLNILLGIGIGGAWMGITKANKRHRKHPHRPIEYKPYHIQVGGTLMISAATVLMTLIVLLILVPGNNWMMTRRIGWVLIAIWSVSTLVNLVVELTGVWADVS, from the exons ATgccacctcctctccgcaCGCGGAGCAGATACAGCTCCCGCCCTGTTGTGACGGCCTTATTGCTTATCACGATAATAACGACGTATTATACGCTCTTCTCGCCAGCATCAGACATCGCCAGTCGCCAACAACTACACCGGCGCAGTTCGAAACTTGTCGCGCGACATGTCAACGATAATGTGGCGAGAGCGGAAAACGTCGACTGTCGCATGGTGCACAGCGCCGAGGACCAATGCGCCTtcatcctcgccaactgCGAAGACGATGAAGCCGGGCTCGTCCATTACTTGTCGTTTTACTACTGCACCCTCGGCGGCGCGAAACCCGTCGCCTTTGCGATTCTTGCCAGCTGGCTTGGTTTGCTATTTACGACTATCGGGATTGCCGCCAGTGACTTCTTCAGCGTGAATCTCAGCACCATCGCCAGTGTCCTGGGTCTGAGTGAGAGCTTGGCAGGGGTTACGTTTCTCGCGTTTGGAAATGGCTCTCCGGATGTGTTTAGCACCTTTGCCGCCATGGGGTCTAATAGCGGGAGTATGGCCGTTGGCGAGCTGATAGGAGCGGCTGGCTTCATTACTGCCGTTGTGGCGGGTTCCATGGCATTGGTGCGGGAATTTAAGGTCAGCAAGCGCACCTTTGTGCGGGAcatcgccttcttcatcgtGGCTATTAGCTTTACGATGGTTTGTCTGGCGGATGGCGAGCTGCACTTGTGGGAGTGTTTGTGCATGATTGGGTTTTACCTATTTTAtgtggcggttgttgttgggtggcATTGGTTTACGGCTAGGAGGAGACGTCAAAGATTACGAGATGTTGCGTCCCGTACGCACTATTTCGGGCCTTCCGGTAGGGGAACAGAAGAGTTCGAGCCGTATCGTGATGAGCCGGAAGATGATTCGGCACCGGTGGGTGGCCGGTCGAGCAGTGCTCCGGAGGTTGCCGATATCAGTGTCTTGGAGCGGGCTCCACGAatcgaggttgatggtgtcgaggtCCCGGCCGCGCCGTCACCggaagatcaagaagatcgAGAATTGCACGTTGCGACGGAGATGGCCAACAGCATGCGTGCAAATCGCCCTCGATGGACTCggagcaacaccaccactatTGCTCCTATTCGACCTAGCCTCGTCGGTGTGTTGGAGTTCCGATCTGTATTGTCCTCGCTACAGAAAGCGAGAAATATGCATATGGGGCCCCTTCCTACTCGAGCAAACTCTGGTCACCAACGGGCCAGCTCTACTGCCGAACTTCCTCGTGGCCGTCCCAGGAATAGTACCCTGCCGGCTCATCTACCAACAAACTCGAGAGAAAGAGCGCTGTCACACGGCAACAACCCCCTGAATCTACCAAACGATGCTCTTCCACAGCCCGAGTTTGCCCATGGCAGACCGAGCACCCGGATGAGTTCAGCAAGCCGCACCGTTGACGGCATGCTTGCACCACCATTAGGCTCTTTGACAGCAGCCATCGACCATGCGATGCGGGAAGAGCAATCGCCTGGGCAGTCTCCCATGCCTTCTCCACGTTTGCAGTTGCAAATACCGCCATCACACAGCAGAACTTCCAGCGGTCACTCGTCACCATCGCTCTCACCTTTTCCCGGATTCATGGAGTCTCCAGCCCTTCTCACACCAGCCTCACCAGAACACCCACCCGCTTTCCCCTTTTCAGACTCTTTGGATATGCGCCGTCAGTCCATTTCTGGGTTTCCTGACCACGTAGAGGAGCCCAAACCGGTCAGATGGTGGCCTTACTCGGTGCTACCACCTCCTCATGTGCTTCTCGCAACCTTGTTTCCCACACTTCAGGGGTGGAGGGAAAAGACGTGGTGGGACAAGATACTCAGTGTGATATCGGTACCGAGTATCTTTCTGCTCGTCACAACACTGCCGGTCGTCGAAACGGATGCCGGCGACGGCGAGAGCTCGGAAGTGGATTTCTTGGACTCTCCCCCGTTCGGCCAGCCGGGGAACACTGCGGTGCCCGTCTCGGTAATGGAAGCCAATCTTGCGGAACCCGAGACAGAATGGGAGGAATACCGACGAAGGACCAAGTCCGTGTCGTCACGGTCGATGATAAGCCCATCGGCATCTCAGTTGTCACTACAGCAGCCACCAGACTCGAGCTCGACGCTTGTTTCTGGCTCTGaccgccaacaacaaccgcaaTTTCCCAACTCTACACCGGTCACGCCACAGGTCAATAAACCCGTCAGCCTCGAACCCGACCGAGTGACCACGGCATCGGAGCATCCAGCAGGATGGAACCGCTGGCTTGTCGCCCTCCAGCTTTTCACAGGGCCAATGTTTGTTGTCCTCATCGGGTGGGCCAACACGATGGAGGACTATGCGAACCCGACGAAGACGCTTCTGATGCTTGTGTTGTACTCGCTGGTGGTCTCGCTCTGTCTGCTGGCGGCACTCCTTTTGACGACATCACCGGATTCGAAACCCAAATACCACTTTCTGCTCTGCTTTCTCGGGTTCGTGATTAGTGTAGCGTGGATCTCGACGATAGCAGGGGAGGTGGTAGGGGCGATGAAGGCGTTTGGGGTTATTCTGGACATTTCGGAGGCGATCTTGGGGTTGACGGTGTTTGCGGTGGGGAACTCGCTGGGGGATTTGGTGGCTGATGTGACGGTTGCTCGATTGGGGTATCCGGTTATGGCGTT GGCGGCATGCTTTGGAGGTCCAATGTTGAATATTCTGCTTGGGATAGGGATCGGGGGTGCGTGGATGGGGATCACGAAGGCGAACAAGCGCCACAGGAAACACCCGCACAGACCGATTGAGTACAAGCCGTATCACATCCAGGTCGGGGGCACGTTGATGATCTCGGCGGCGACGGTGCTGATGACGTTGATTGTACTGCTGATTTTGGTGCCGGGGAACAActggatgatgacgaggaggattgggtgggtgttgatTGCCATTTGGTCGGTTAGCACGCTGGTCAATTTGGTGGTTGAACTTACGGGGGTGTGGGCGGATGTGTCGTGA
- a CDS encoding hypothetical protein (COG:A; EggNog:ENOG503NX9Q), with protein sequence MASRSRDVPDDELFMSRPAPSGEDCDSPTVEPLRIFKPLSPAPDKASNRPKYPAPPSSSSSYSSSTAAGPSSSPAPKPAIASLPPLPSFPFGGSSSAAPLPYPDDDFHKTTQPSKPSRLPYPDDGRKTSSPAPVGRLYSPPPVSSSPKPYGDSASRPTLNTGDKKAGLAERRGTAPKPLQSPDSPGDDRDELFAKPLRNPAVSISTSTSSSTSSASPAPKISNAYQQKPYYPPPGGASNINRFSSTASTSTTRASRGSPPPPETPIVEPGAIPGGGIEARYAAAGISGTATLNALQAQQAQSAAAQSRLAQYGGQRPPAQPQPTRPWTPTEAPDQQPFGPPTVYQGADVVPKPTPPQQGGYNLPQNPNPASQAPASSNLQVSVLEQDFQRMQASTPPPAYTSVNPSANSSQYPNEKQRPVPTSSNSAPAVPGVAQHPAQNAAPSPAPSAVSQHAVASSSRPNASPAPAASSSPAPEKPKPVANTAAAVPAHNAGHPAFANDHPAFANEAKPAAVQNGQPALAHTPSLLAAASSPPPLPEGWIAHLDQNSGQYYYIHLATQATQWEFPKGPTPLNHDAAPLSPTTSTYGNPLASPLLGGGKSALASPMFHPQGHPGYAESIMSVTASVAPSTAGFTGPPPSAGVDVYKVMPTNGVYFGPYLRYVNMDLEKGVWLGSIMIVTDAPQPPTIHIHLSMDLSPNPRQLVPNNIHAHQRWTFWKYDVALQMSDHGTERWTYAVTSHLGCTRYEFVVAGRYETGWRMLAHSGNDFAPSTNQNERARLGGVGFMWKDILQKNIDCGGFHVQLGLGAQIYGDRLWKEVPLLRQWLAMQGRENRKNAPWTARHQEDVSHAYFHYYTSHFDQPFMREAFAQIPHVLQIDDHDIFDGFGSYPDYMQSSAVFKGIGRIAIEMYLLFQHHTTVEILRNVSSDMDLFTVTGSGWHFLKYLGPAMVVIGPDCRSERTQTRVMAGPTYQGIFPKVATLPPSVQHCIWMISVPVIYPRLETVETLANTFATGKKAVNTTYNILGKVTSSVAGVVGGKEMVQHGFKEVKKAVGKSGLMGNVLNQFGEFDIAEELKDLWTHESKDLERTYLIRTLQGIAQQKGIRMTFLSGDVNSCGAGLVHDPSHPQDHKTMYQLIASPVVAAPSSNYLMKMLHNNKLLYVPQNGHKSTHEVSDTKEDMMEIFHTDASGAAREHKKLMARRNYVAIVAYDPEVIANGGQQGQGQPGYAGSVHSGNSGGLSKLSLAVDFVVQGDGAYTATTKYGPVIVPHLEFGH encoded by the exons ATGGCCAGCCGGTCGCGCGATGTCCCGGATGATGAGCTCTTTATGAGCCGCCCAGCGCCGTCTGGGGAAGATTGCGACAGTCCGACCGTTGAGCCGTTGAGAATATTCAAACCGCTGAGCCCGGCCCCCGATAAGGCATCCAACCGGCCAAAGTATCCTGCCCcgccttcatcgtcgtcttccTACTCGTCCTCAACCGCGGCAGGCCCATCGTCATCGCCAGCACCCAAGCCAGCAATTGCGTCCCTGCCACCACTCCCCTCGTTTCCTTTCGGGGGCTCAAGCTCTGCGGCGCCGCTTCCGTATCCTGACGACGACTTCCACAAGACTACCCAGCCATCAAAGCCCAGTCGGCTACCCTATCCAGATGATGGCCGCAAGACCTCTTCACCCGCGCCTGTTGGTAGGCTCTACAGTCCTCCACCGGTATCATCAAGTCCCAAGCCGTACGGAGACTCAGCTTCACGGCCGACCCTGAACACGGGAGACAAGAAGGCTGGTCTTGCTGAACGGCGTGGAACAGCACCCAAACCGCTGCAGAGCCCTGACAGCCCAGGGGATGACAGGGATGAGTTGTTCGCAAAGCCTCTCAGGAACCCAGCCGTTTCCATCTCGacctcgacttcttcttcgaCTAGCTCTGCCTCTCCAGCGCCCAAAATTTCGAATGCCTATCAGCAAAAGCCCTActatcctcctcccggcGGCGCAAGCAATATCAACCGCTTTTCGTCGACGgcgtcaacctcgacaacTCGCGCCAGTCGTGGatcacccccgccccctgaGACTCCTATTGTGGAGCCAGGTGCGATTCCTGGGGGCGGCATCGAGGCACGATATGCTGCTGCAGGCATCTCCGGGACCGCGACTCTTAATGCTCTACAAGCGCAACAGGCTCAAAGCGCTGCTGCACAGTCACGACTGGCGCAATACGGTGGCCAACGTCCCCCGGCGCAGCCACAGCCCACCCGGCCTTGGACGCCGACTGAAGCTCCGGACCAGCAGCCCTTCGGTCCGCCTACGGTGTACCAGGGGGCCGATGTAGTCCCAAAACCCACACCACCGCAACAAGGAGGCTACAATCTTCCCCAGAATCCCAACCCGGCTTCTCAGGCCCCAGCAAGCAGCAACCTACAGGTTTCGGTATTGGAGCAAGACTTCCAGCGCATGCAAGCCTCGACTCCTCCGCCTGCCTATACATCTGTCAATCCCAGCGCAAACAGCTCCCAGTACCCGAACGAGAAGCAACGCCCGGTACCGACCAGTTCGAACTCGGCCCCAGCTGTTCCCGGCGTTGCGCAACACCCTGCCCAAAACGCGGCTCCGAGCCCTGCCCCCAGTGCCGTATCCCAGCACGCTGTTGCCTCCAGCTCCCGACCCAACGCCAGTCCGGCCCCGGCTGCTTCATCATCGCCAGCGCCAGAGAAGCCAAAGCCTGTTGCGAATACAGCTGCCGCCGTACCAGCACACAACGCCGGTCATCCCGCGTTTGCGAACGATCACCCTGCTTTCGCCAACGAGGCAAAGCCCGCAGCGGTGCAAAATGGGCAACCAGCGCTGGCACATACACCGTCTCTTCTCGCGGCGGCGTCTTCTCCACCCCCGCTGCCGGAGGGCTGGATTGCGCATCTTGACCAAAACTCGGGACAGTACTATTACATTCACCTGGCGACCCAGGCCACACAGTGGGAATTTCCCAAGGGACCAACCCCTCTAAACCACGACGCAGCTCCCCTCTCGCCCACCACATCCACTTATGGAAACCCGCTTGCCTCGCCACTGTTGGGCGGCGGCAAGTCCGCGTTGGCCTCGCCCATGTTCCACCCCCAAGGTCATCCAGGCTACGCCGAGAGCATCATGAGCGTCACAGCATCGGTAGCTCCTTCGACAGCAGGATTCACGGGACCTCCTCCCAGTGCCGGGGTCGATGTGTACAAGGTGATGCCAACAAATGGCGTCTATTTTGGACCGTATCTGCGCTATGTCAACATGGACctggaaaagggggtctGGCTTGGCAGCATCATGATCGTGACCGATGCGCCACAGCCTCCCACCATTCACATTCATCTTAGCATGGATCTTTCCCCCAATCCTCGGCAGCTTGTGCCAAATAACATACATGCGCACCAGAGGTGGACTTTCTGGAAGTACGATGTGGCGCTCCAGATGTCGGACCATGGGACCGAGAGGTGGACGTACGCAGTGACTTCGCACTTGGGATGCACACGGTACGAATTTGTCGTTGCCGGTCGCTATGAGACAGGATGGCGCATGCTTGCCCACTCTGGCAATGACTTTGCGCCGAGTACCAACCAAAACGAAAGGGCGAGGCTTGGTGGCGTGGGCTTCATGTGGAAGGATATCCTTCAAAAGAACATCGACTGCGGCGGGTTCCATGTCCAGCTCGGCCTGGGAGCTCAAATCTACGGTGATCGTCTCTGGAAGGAGGTGCCTCTTTTGAGGCAGTGGTTGGCGATGCAGGGGAGAGAAAACAGAAAGAATGCGCCGTGGACAGCGCGGCATCAGGAGGATGTGTCGCATGCGTACTTTCACTACTACACCAGTCACTTTGACCAGCCGTTTATGCGCGAGGCGTTTGCGCAGATTCCGCACGTTTTGCAGATTGATGATCATGATAT CTTTGATGGGTTTGGCTCCTATCCCGACTACATGCAGTCGTCTGCTGTCTTCAAGGGCATCGGCCGGATCGCTATTGAGATGTATCTTCTCTTCCAGCATCACACTACAGTTGAAATCCTACGCAACGTCAGCTCAGACATGGATCTGTTCACTGTCACCGGCTCAGGCTGGCACTTCCTCAAGTACCTCGGTCCCGCCATGGTAGTCATCGGCCCAGACTGCCGCTCCGAGCGTACTCAAACCCGCGTCATGGCCGGCCCGACATACCAAGGCATCTTCCCCAAGGTGGCCACCCTCCCGCCCAGCGTCCAGCACTGCATCTGGATGATTTCGGTACCGGTCATCTATCCCCGTCTCGAAACTGTCGAAACCCTCGCCAACACCTTTGCCACGGGCAAAAAAGCCGTCAATACCACTTACAACATCCTCGGCAAGGTCACGTCCTCCGTCGCCGGCGTGGTAGGCGGCAAGGAGATGGTCCAGCACGGCTTCAAGGAAGTGAAGAAGGCTGTTGGAAAGTCTGGGCTGATGGGCAACGTCCTCAACCAGTTTGGCGAGTTTGACATTGCCGAAGAGCTCAAAGACCTTTGGACTCACGAGTCGAAGGACCTCGAGCGTACTTACCTCATCCGCACACTCCAGGGGATCGCCCAGCAAAAGGGTATCCGTATGACGTTCCTGTCAGGAG ACGTCAACTCCTGCGGCGCAGGCCTAGTCCAcgacccctcccacccccaagacCACAAAACAATGTACCAACTCATCGCCTCCCCCGTCGTCGCCGCGCCCTCGAGCAATTACCTCATGAAGATGctccacaacaacaagcttCTTTACGTTCCCCAGAACGGCCACAAGTCTACTCATGAAGTGTCGGACACAAAGGAGGACATGATGGAGATCTTCCATACTGATGCGTCGGGCGCGGCGAGGGAGCACAAGAAgctgatggcgaggaggaactATGTCGCCATTGTGGCGTATGACCCGGAGGTGATTGCCAATGGGGGGCagcaggggcaggggcagccGGGTTATGCGGGGAGTGTGCACAGTGGAAATTCGGGAGGGTTGAGCAAGTTGAGTTTGGCGGTTGATTTTGTGGTGCAGGGGGATGGAGCTTACACGGCGACGACCAAGTATGGGCCGGTGATTGTGCCGCATTTGGAGTTTGGGCACTGA